A stretch of the Pan troglodytes isolate AG18354 chromosome 20, NHGRI_mPanTro3-v2.0_pri, whole genome shotgun sequence genome encodes the following:
- the ZNF14 gene encoding zinc finger protein 14 → MDSVSFEDVAVNFTLEEWALLDSSQKKLYEDVMQETFKNLVCLGKKWEDQDIEDDHRNQGKNQRCHMVERLCESRRGSKCGETTSQMPNVNINKETFTGAKPHECSFCGRDFMHHSSLNRHMRSHTGQKPNEYQEYEKQPCKCKAVGKTFSYRHCFHKHERTHTGVKPYECKQCGKAFIYYQPFQRHERTHAGEKPYECKQCGKTFIYYQSFQKHAHTGKKPYECKQCGKAFICYQSFQRHKRTHTGEKPYECKQCGKAFSCPTYFRTHERTHTGEKPYKCKECGKAFSFLSSFRRHKRTHSGEKPYECKECGKAFFYSASFRAHVITHTGARPYKCKECGKAFNSSNSCRVHERTHIGEKPYECKRCGKSFSWSISLRLHERTHTGEKPYECKQCHKTFSFSSSLREHETTHTGEKPYECKQCGKTFSFSSSLQRHERTHNAEKPYECKQCGKAFRCSSYFRIHERSHTGEKPYECKQCGKVFIRSSSFRLHERTHTGEKPYECKLCGKTFSFSSSLREHEKIHTGNKPFECKQCGKAFLRSSQIRLHERTHTGEKPYQCKQCGKAFISSSKFRMHERTHTGEKPYRCKQCGKAFRFSSSVRIHERSHTGEKPYECKQCGKAFISSSHFRLHERTHMGEKV, encoded by the exons GACTCAGTCTCCTTTGAGGATGTGGCCGTGAACTTCACCCTGGAGGAGTGGGCTTTGCTGGATTCTTCACAGAAAAAGCTCTATGAAGATGTGATGCAGGAGACCTTCAAAAACCTGGTCTGTCTAG GAAAAAAGTGGGAAGACCAGGACATTGAAGATGACCACAGAAACCAGGGGAAAAATCAAAG ATGTCATATGGTTGAGAGACTCTGTGAAAGTAGAAGAGGTAGCAAATGTGGAGAAACGACTAGCCAGATGCCAAATGTTAATATCAACAAGGAAACTTTTACTGGAGCAAAACCACATGAATGCAGCTTTTGTGGAAGAGACTTCATGCATCATTCGTCCCTTAATAGGCACATGAGATCTCACACTGGACAGAAACCAAATGAGTATCAGGAATATGAAAAGCAACCATGTAAATGTAAAGCAGTTGGGAAAACCTTCAGTTATCGCCACTGCTTTCACAAACACgaaagaactcacactggagtgaagccctatgaatgtaaacagtgtgggaaagcctttataTATTACCAGCCATTTCAAAGGCATGAAAGGACTCatgctggagagaaaccctatgaatgtaagcaaTGTGGAAAAACCTTTATATATTACCAGTCTTTTCAAAAACATGCTCATACTGGaaagaaaccctatgaatgtaaacagtgtgggaaagcctttataTGTTACCAATCTTTTCAAAGACACAAaaggactcacactggagagaaaccctatgaatgtaagcaaTGTGGTAAGGCTTTCAGTTGTCCCACATACTTTCGAACTCATgaaagaactcacactggagaaaaaccctacaaatgtaaagaatgtggtaAAGCCTTCAGTTTTCTCAGTTCTTTTCGAAGGCATAAAAGGACTCAtagtggagagaaaccctatgaatgtaaagaatgtggaaaagccttctTTTATTCTGCAAGCTTTCGAGCACATgtaataacacacactggggctcgACCTtataaatgtaaagaatgtgggaaagccttcaacTCTTCTAATTCCTGTCGAGTGCATGAAAGAACTCATATtggagaaaaaccatatgaatGTAAACGATGTGGCAAATCATTCAGTTGGTCCATTTCTCTTCGATTGCATGAAAgaactcatactggagagaaaccttatgaatgtaaaCAGTGTCATAAAACCTTCAGTTTTTCAAGTTCCCTTCGAGAACACGAAacaactcacactggagagaaaccctatgaatgtaaacaATGTGGTAAAACCTTCAGTTTTTCAAGTTCCCTTCAAAGACATGAAAGGACTCACAAtgcagagaaaccctatgaatgtaaacagtgtgggaaagccttcaggtGTTCAAGTTATTTTCGAATTCATGAAAGGTcacacactggagagaaaccctatgaatgtaaacaGTGTGGAAAAGTTTTCATTCGTTCCAGTTCCTTTCGACTGCATGAAAGAAcacacactggagagaaaccctatgaatgtaaactATGCGGTAAAACCTTCAGTTTTTCAAGTTCCCTTCGAGAACATGAAAAAATTCACACTGGGAATAAACCTTTTGAGTGTAAGCAATGTGGTAAGGCCTTCCTTCGTTCCAGTCAAATTCGATTGCATGAaaggactcacactggagagaaaccgtaTCAATGTAAAcaatgtggaaaagccttcatTTCTTCCAGTAAATTTCGAATGCATGAGAGAACTCACACGGGAGAGAAACCCTATCGATGTAaacaatgtgggaaagccttcagattTTCAAGTTCTGTTCGAATTCATGAAAGgtctcacactggagagaaaccttatgaatgcaaacaatgtggaaaagccttcatTTCTTCCAGTCACTTTCGACTGCATGAAAGGACTCATATGGGAGAGAAAGTCTAA